Below is a genomic region from Spongiibacter nanhainus.
CCTGACCAACGGCCTTGCTTTAGTCGTTGGACACGAGCTGGGGCACAAGAACAATCGGCTGGAAAAAAACCTAGCAAAATGGGTGCTCGCTGTGCCTGCTTATGGACACTTCTCAGCCGAGCACAATCGCGGTCACCACAAAGACGTAGCCACACCGGACGACCCCGCGTCTGCCAGATTGGGCGAGTCCTTGTATCATTTTGTACTCCGGGAAATCCCCGGCGCATTCATCCGCGCCTTCCATGACGAAGCGGTGCGGCTTGAACGCAAAGGAAAATCTAGCCTAAGCCCAGACAACCAGATACTGCAGTCATTCTTTATAACGGCAATTCTTTATGGCTACGCACTTTACAGCTGGGGGCCAATCCTCATTCCCTTCATTGTGATTTCCACCCTCTGGGGCTGGCAGTTTCTCTCCACATCAAACTACATCGAGCACTATGGCTTGCTGCGCCAAAAACAAGCCGATGGTCGATACGAGAGAACGCGCCCGGAACACTCCTGGAATGCCGACTTCATCGTCTCCAACCTAGTTACCTATCACCTTCAAAGACACTCGGATCACCACGCCCGGCCTACGCGTCGTTATCAAGTGTTGCGCAGCGACAATGCTCCAGAATTACCGACAGGTTACGCAGGATGTTTCACCTTGGCCTATTTCACGCCTCTATGGCGGAAAATCATGGATCCAAAAGTACTTAGCGTCTATGACGGCGACATCACTAAAGCCAACCTTGACCCAAGTAAACGCGCGAAACTCATTGAGCAGTATGGGGGTAATGGAAATGGCTAAATATCAGTGCCCGGGCTGCGAGTATACCTACGACGAGACAAAGGGAAACGACTTCGAGGGATTTCCTGCCGGTACAAAATGGCAGGACATACCAGAAGAGTGGTCATGCCCCGACTGCTCAGTGAGAGACAAACCGGACTTTATCAAAATAGCTGACTGAGGGGTCTCATGGCGAAATACGAATGCATCGTTTGCGGATTTGTATACGACGAAGACGAGGGACTTCCTGACGACGGCATACCTCCAGGCACAAAGTGGGAGGATATTCCCGACGATTGGACCTGCTACGACTGTAGTTGCCCGAAATCTGATTTTGAATTACTAGAATAACTATTGGAATAACACGACATGTTTAATCCCAAGATAACGACGTTTACAGTAACTTTGTTAGCTATAGGTGGCTGCTCAATATCACTGGATCGTTTTTTTTCACCATCAGAAGAAGGTTCTGCAGACGATGTAAACTGGGCTTACCACGGTAATACACGATACGAAGAAAGATATTCTCTGTTATCAGATATTAATACCGACAATGTTCATAAGCTCGGCTTGGCGTGGTACTTCGACCTTCCGGAGAACCGCGGACAAGAGGCAACACCATTGATAGTGGATGGCGTGATGTACACCACGTCAGCATGGAATCACGTACACGCCCTCGCAGCTGACAGCGGTGAAGTGCTCTGGGAGTTCGACCCTGAGGTGCCTAAAACATCCGGTGCTAAGGGGTGCTGCGACGCTGTAACGCGAGGACTCGCCTATTCAGATGGAAAATTATACCAGGGCACCCTCGACGGCCGCCTTATCGCACTGGATGCGGCTAGCGGGAGCAAAATCTGGGAAGTCACCACCGTCGACACAACGTATAACTATACTATCACCGGTGCACCGCGCGTTGCCCGTGGCAAAGTGTACATTGGCAATGGCGGTGCAGAGTATGGCGTGCGCGGCTATATCTCCGCTTACAACGCAGAAAGCGGTGAACTGGCATGGCGTTTCTATACCGTACCGGGCACCACCAGTTCGGCCCAGGGCGTAGAACCTGGGGAGCTGATGTCAACAACCTGGTCTGAAAGCGACACTAACCTTGAAAAAGGAGGCACTGTCTGGGACAGCATCGTCTACGATCCCGATACCAATAGCATCATTTTCGGCGTTGGCAACGGCTCGCCCTGGAACCCCAATATCCGCTCGCCGGGTGGGGGTGACAATTTATTCCTGTCGTCAATTGTGTCTGTCGACGCTGATACTGGGGAGTATCGCTGGCACTATCAGACAACACCGGGCGAAGCATGGGATTTCACCGCAACGCAGCCCATCATTCTAACTACCATGATATTCCAAGGCGCCGAGCGAAAAGTCGCTATTCAGGCGCCAAAGAATGGATTTCTTTACATCATAGACCGCACCAATGGACAGCTGTTGTCG
It encodes:
- a CDS encoding rubredoxin, producing MAKYQCPGCEYTYDETKGNDFEGFPAGTKWQDIPEEWSCPDCSVRDKPDFIKIAD
- a CDS encoding PQQ-dependent dehydrogenase, methanol/ethanol family, with amino-acid sequence MFNPKITTFTVTLLAIGGCSISLDRFFSPSEEGSADDVNWAYHGNTRYEERYSLLSDINTDNVHKLGLAWYFDLPENRGQEATPLIVDGVMYTTSAWNHVHALAADSGEVLWEFDPEVPKTSGAKGCCDAVTRGLAYSDGKLYQGTLDGRLIALDAASGSKIWEVTTVDTTYNYTITGAPRVARGKVYIGNGGAEYGVRGYISAYNAESGELAWRFYTVPGTTSSAQGVEPGELMSTTWSESDTNLEKGGTVWDSIVYDPDTNSIIFGVGNGSPWNPNIRSPGGGDNLFLSSIVSVDADTGEYRWHYQTTPGEAWDFTATQPIILTTMIFQGAERKVAIQAPKNGFLYIIDRTNGQLLSADKFVDVNWASHVDIESGRPIVNPEAEYWKTGKPALVKPSWMGGHNWHPMALNPDSKVIYIPTQETAFPYLAEDEQTPSKLAVNLGVDTKAANLPDDPAVIQAVKDATSGALLARDLKTGKDLWRVEYPGISNGGVLATKGGLIFQGVATGFVNAYDAGTGQRLWRFNAQTGVVAPPVSYKVNGEQYIAVNAGWGGIMPLMTGILTQDAANSYPVNRSRLLVFKLNGSESLPVVENKQIEIPKPTENIDEQQVQKGFEIYDRYCTPCHGGGAVGGGVIPDLRFSGLSQSSEAWAAVVLDGALENRGMISFRDELSRTEAESVRQYILDRIRFANQINDTTRPPR
- a CDS encoding alkane 1-monooxygenase, whose amino-acid sequence is MTESNPSISTSRLNTKDSKRYLWWLPLFIAVSPVVGIKLYESTGSAWFAWFTPILWYFFVPLGDFIFGRDDANYSDDLAPKIESDNYYKWLVFLSVPLFFFTWLYAAWWIATQSAGIVDYIGITLGVALTNGLALVVGHELGHKNNRLEKNLAKWVLAVPAYGHFSAEHNRGHHKDVATPDDPASARLGESLYHFVLREIPGAFIRAFHDEAVRLERKGKSSLSPDNQILQSFFITAILYGYALYSWGPILIPFIVISTLWGWQFLSTSNYIEHYGLLRQKQADGRYERTRPEHSWNADFIVSNLVTYHLQRHSDHHARPTRRYQVLRSDNAPELPTGYAGCFTLAYFTPLWRKIMDPKVLSVYDGDITKANLDPSKRAKLIEQYGGNGNG
- a CDS encoding rubredoxin, whose product is MAKYECIVCGFVYDEDEGLPDDGIPPGTKWEDIPDDWTCYDCSCPKSDFELLE